In Cryptomeria japonica chromosome 5, Sugi_1.0, whole genome shotgun sequence, the genomic window GAATCCGAGTGAATAGCAGTGAGCTTGAAAAGGTGGAAATGACCAATGCAAATGTAGGGAAAAACCTTGACACTTGCACTTGTGATCGGGTCTTGATTGCAAGTAAGCAAGCTTCAATGATAGGTATAAGCTTGCAATCGGGTCCTTAAGACCAAATTGCAAGTATGCATACTTGCAAGGATGATGAGAGAAACAAACTTGCAATCGGATCTCTAGGACCTAACGGCAAGTGGGAAGGTTTGCAAGGGAGGGGCAAACTTGCAATCGGGCTTTTGAGACCTAATTGCAAGTGGGCAAATGATGCAATGCTCATACAATGGtgacttgcaatcgggtcttggaaCCCCAATTGCCAGTGCAATCATACATTTCATTTGCTTTTACGAAAACGTACTTGTAATTGGATCCTAGAAACCCAACTacaagtaaaccaaactttaaaacAATGAGTTgacttgtaatcgggtttctaGACCTCGATTACAAGTAAGGTTTTGTAATGACAGTTACTTGCAATGAcagcaaaaagttcctacttgcaatgagGAACTcaaaaacccgaaattgcacaaaaagctaggaaaatgaaagcAAAAACCAACCAAAACTTGGACTAAGAAGGCAAAAACACTCGCTAACGATTAGACACAAACAAATACAAGTTTTGAACCTCATAAAATGTGCCAAAGAGAAGAAAACTACGAATTTcaagcaaaaatttgtaggggttgtctattttttgaaatttcacaAATTGAGACAACAAACTTCTCCATCTATTAATGTTTGTCTAGCGAATTCCATCAGTGCCTCAAGATGTGGAATAGACATGTCCTAATAGATGTGCGTGTCCTTGAATGACGGTCCACATTCTCCAATTTGCCAAGGATAGCCAAGATTCTCCAATAAAACTGAGTCAAGTCTTCAATGAATTTACATGCTACAATGAACATGTTCTCTACCCATATTTTAGAACCTTGGGTGATTTTCCTTATCTCTTCAAACTTATCCACTAATACCTTCGAAAGAGTAGTGGGAGGAACAAAAGTTTGATCAAACTATCTGAACGAACGCATTAAGTGGCACACATATTCACATAGATTTGTTCtcattttttaatttcttatttttctcttccattttGTTCATCCACTCCTTTAGTGCCTGAGacgaatcatcaaaatcatctatcacTTGTGCCCTGGTAGCACATCCCAGATCAATTGTTGTAACATCATACTTGTTGACTTGTCTAAAGTCGCGAAActacgacttcatccggccaatGCAAAATAGAaatactaagaatcctatcctctcttgagataaggaaatccctaatgctgtgtgaaattgatcaatggggatgacctcaatgttttggttgtcaggtcttgactgcaggatagcttagtggttgatgtgttttgttggaatcacaaaggggacttacgattaGACGGAATTGGTTTCGTACAAGCTCCCTAAAATTTACAGTCCTATATCATCTGATTTTGCTTCTGATTGATGCTATTTCAGCTTGAATGGAGGGTTTCTttaatgaaaaaggaaaaaaggagaGAGGGATAAAGAGTGAATAAGAACAGCTAACTAATTCTAACTAAGACAGCATATTTCAACACATAGACGGAAATCTCAAAATAAGTAGAAATTACTTCGCCAGCTaattagcacaactaggtaaaaaccagtGCAATCATCTGAGGATTTCGAATTTTCAAGTTTATTAGATATGAACGATAGATTCTTACACCTATTTATCCAAATCTAATAACCAAACTTAGCACAAAAGGGGTTCAGACTAACCAAGGATGTAAATATCGTCTAAAAATCGGCTAAATCGCGATTTATCGCGATTCAGAACAGAAAACGATTTAATCGCTTTTAAAATCGCGGCagattttttctaaaaaatcgCGAACTTCTGATAGTTTGAATCGCAATAAAATCGCGAGCAAAGCATAAAAAATTGCATGTCGAAAAGCGGATTTAGTTTTAATTTGTTACTTTCATGCAACCCTAAAAAGTGAATATCTTTTAACACCCAATAAAGTCCGCGTATTGGTTTTTTAGCGCGCGCAAGTCTTCACGCGATGGCGGCTGAAGGAAACAATAGTTTTTAGACTTACAGGTGTGCGAATTGGTTTTGACCTTTTAGCACTCATTTGTCTTCACGGGAGTCTTTGGCAAATTCGCGGTCTGAGTCAAGATTCGACGGGACAAATAAGAGCACGAATTTCTCTATCAtagttaatatttattatttaaattttaaactctATCAAAGTCTGCGATTCTGCCTGCCAGAACTAGAGACACTTGATTAAATGTAATTCTTAATCTGTATTGTGTTGTTACGTTGTATATAATTTTTGTGGCCAAGAGTTTCATTTATAATGTAACAATAGTTACAAACTTACAATCATACTGCCCAAATTTTGTAGGAATTATGTGCTTTTTGAATGAATTATTTACAAATTCATAACAAAAGCACATAATTCCTACATAATTTGTTATAGAAATTAACAACATGAATGTAACATTAACATAATACTAGGCAGTATTATGTTAATGTTACATTCATGTTGTTAATTTCTATAACAAATTATGTAGGAATTATGTGCTTTTTGTATGAATTTGTAAATAATTCATTCAGAAAGCACATAATTCGTACAAAATTTGGGCAATATTGTTACAAACTTACAATCAATGTACGAATTATGTACAAATTTGTAAATAAAAATAGAGATTTTGTAACATAATGTGCTTTCTAGGCAGTATCTGCCCAGAAAGCACATGGAAAATATAACAACAATCAGCAAATACTGCCTAGAAAGCACATTATGTTAATAGAAGAGAAAAAGTTAGAAGAAAAAAACACACAACTACCAATACAATCTCCTCCTTTCTTTCTTATTTATTGATCCATAAATATAACAACAATCAGCAATGGACAAAGTATATTTATTGATCCATGTTTGGTCTCTTTCGAATTTTTATAAAAGATAATGGCTTGTGCAACTAGAGGTGGTACAAGTAGAGGTGGTGGTAGAAAGAGGGATCCTATGTGGAAACATGTCACACCAGGTGCAGTGGCAGGAGAGGTTATTTGTAACCATTGCACGAAAATTATGACCGGTGGCATATACCGACTCAAAATTCACCTTGCACAAATCAGTGGACAAAATATTACGGTATCTAACAATTGCCCTGAAGAGGTTCAAAGGGAGGCAAAAGCAAGGCTTTCAGAATTTAAGCAAAAGAAGGTAGAAAAAAAGAGgacagcagaggcaatggcagccccatTGTGGAATATCACTTCTACAGAGTCTGAAAAATTTTGGGGTGGGCAGCAATACATCTGGTTTTTTCATTCCtcgtaacactcctggtgcacaacctggattgttAGGTACTTCATAGAATAAGGAAGTGCATCAGCAGACAAGAGCGACAGTGGCTAGATTTTGGATTTACAACAATATTTCGTTTAGTATTATTGAGAGTCCATATTGGGAGCAAATGGTCAGTGGATTGACCAATTCTGGTAAGGGGTTCAAGTCCCCAAGTCGTTATGAGTTGAGTGGGCCattattgcaggatgaggtccaaaacacacaTCAGCTGGTGGAACAACAAAGGAGGAATTGGGAAAGGAATGGCTGCACCATTTTATCTGATGGGTGGACGGATAGTAGGAATAGGACACTCAtaaactttctagttgcttcaggggGACAGGTGGTATTTTTAAAATCGATTGATGCCTCAGATCAAGTGAAGAATGCAAAAACCTTGTGCAACACGTTGGATGAGGTGGTGACCGAAGTGGGAGTGCAGAATGTTGTTCAGGTTGTGACCGATAATGCAGCTGCATGTGTGGCAGCCTGTAAACTTCTACAGGCTAGGCATCCGTCATTATTTTGGAGTCCTTGTGCTGCTCATTGCCTTGATTTACTCctcgaggacatagggaaacttagttgggtgaagaatgtggttgaagatggaagagaAATCACAAAGTACATCTACAACCACACATGGATCTTGGAGCTTATGAGACAGCACACtgatggtaaggatcttgtgcgttCAGGAGTCACACGTTTTGCCATGAATTTCCTCAACTTACAGAGCATATTACAtgcattgcccaacctgaagaggatgtttgtgagtgaaagatggttgcaAAGCCCTTATTGTAGGAAGCCTGAAGCAGAGAACGTCGTGAAGGCCgtttttgatgatagatttgccaaactcatggaggagatcatcaatgtaagtgttcaaagttcaaatttcaattgatgatatatttttaaattttctaatattacaCATTGCTGATTTTTGCTAAATTTGTCATGGCTAGTTGTCAGAACCGTTGGTGAGGGTTCTACAGATGGTGGATGGCGATAAAAGCCCCatagggtatctatatgaggccatgggtAAGGCCAAAGAGGCAATTCAGCACTTGTATGGGTCAGAGAGGACTAAATATGagcccatatggcgcataattgatcgaaGGTGGAACcgacaactccaccaacatatccaTGTTGCTGCCTACTATTTGAACCCCAAGTTCTTTTACTCCCGCAGTTTCAAAATAGATCAGGAGGTTCAACTTGGCCTTGACAcatatattcaaaggttggttctTGATGAAAATATTCAAGACTTCATTGTTGATGAGTTGCAGAGGTACAAGAAGGGAGATGggccattgttttcttcacctattGGTATTCGTTAGAGAGACACCCTGTTGCCAGGTAAAAA contains:
- the LOC131043284 gene encoding uncharacterized protein LOC131043284, with the translated sequence MACATRGGTSRGGGRKRDPMWKHVTPGAVAGEVICNHCTKIMTGGIYRLKIHLAQISGQNITVSNNCPEEVQREAKARLSEFKQKKVEKKRTAEAMAAPLWNITSTESEKFWGGQQYICIIESPYWEQMVSGLTNSGKGFKSPSRYELSGPLLQDEVQNTHQLVEQQRRNWERNGCTILSDGWTDSRNRTLINFLVASGGQVVFLKSIDASDQVKNAKTLCNTLDEVVTEVGVQNVVQVVTDNAAACVAACKLLQARHPSLFWSPCAAHCLDLLLEDIGKLRVTRFAMNFLNLQSILHALPNLKRMFVSERWLQSPYCRKPEAENVVKALSEPLVRVLQMVDGDKSPIGYLYEAMGKAKEAIQHLYGSERTKYEPIWRIIDRRWNRQLHQHIHVAAYYLNPKFFYSRSFKIDQEVQLGLDTYIQRLVLDENIQDFIVDELQRLTQKHLNDLVYVRYDLRLHEKRVQGNNSYDALDIDEIDPYTADWIAKPDVATGDIDVDAFITDAQLDEMEREAAEWAAKVAEREEAGDEFVDPEEADSSPVEDIAAATAAAATPSTSAPTQRQQSFLSFSRKRNL